A window of the Zeugodacus cucurbitae isolate PBARC_wt_2022May chromosome 2, idZeuCucr1.2, whole genome shotgun sequence genome harbors these coding sequences:
- the LOC128919844 gene encoding uncharacterized protein LOC128919844 — protein MPSDDDTPRLPKASIFMGNKPAATIRVPNFNQDRPGLWFAQLESQFRNHNVTHEVDKFHHTIPLIDTRIAADAEDIILNPPADKPYQRLKAALIACYSKSREAKLLQLLDGEYLGDKTPSQHLRHLRSLVPDIDEEIIRVRWLSHLPDQMRTCLVTQHTAELQDLSEAADRLHEMWNNNSLTLQNVFRSFWTTNKLLGENAFAHNTATEEDQFLLLIQPTTRVGTTKRLATSLKNAHQVANKRETHQRDVSGGKRLSTTIVPPLHHGPPVSHTISSDTGSEVSVFPHKQQPNSKMATGYQLIAVNGTPVNTFGVATIVLNIGLRRTLTWRFILADVSSPIIGADLLSHYGLLVDLKNQRLIDEITRLCTSGTTRSVTVQSIKFQQPDQSSGYWQLLAEFPKITRPDGAPTQVTHTTQHHIKTTPGTPVSSRARRLAPDRLKIAKAEFQKMIKLGIARPSDSPWSSPLHLAPKKCGEWRPCGDYRRLNERTIPDRYPVRCLEDFTANLHGTSCYSTIDLIRAFNQIPVANEDVHKTAIITPFGLFEFPFMTFGLRNAAQTFQRFIDERRQHYGLVINTTKTKLGLKEVEFLGHTICPWYKTT, from the exons ATGCCTTCCGACGATGACACACCACGTCTGCCGAAAGCATCAATATTCATGGGAAACAAACCCGCAGCAACAAttcgtgttccaaatttcaaccAAGACAGACCAGGTCTCTGGTTCGCGCAGTTGGAATCACAGTTCCGGAATCATAACGTCACACACGAGGTGGACAAATTCCATCATACGATTCCACTGATTGACACGCGCATAGCAGCTGACGCTGAAGACATCATTCTCAATCCACCAGCCGACAAGCCATATCAACGATTGAAAGCCGCACTAATCGCGTGCTATTCGAAATCCAGAGAAGCAAAACTCCTCCAACTACTGGATGGTGAGTATCTTGGCGACAAAACGCCATCTCAACACCTTCGACACCTCCGAAGTTTAGTGCCAGACATAGATGAGGAGATAATACGTGTAAGGTGGCTCTCACACCTGCCCGACCAAATGCGCACGTGTTTGGTTACGCAACACACGGCCGAGCTACAGGACTTAAGCGAAGCCGCAGATCGCCTACACGAA ATGTGGAACAACAATTCGCTCACATTACAAAATGTCTTCAGAAGCTTCTGGACAACCAACAAACTACTGGGCGAAAACGCTTTCGCTCACAACACAGCAACAGAAGAAGATCAATTTCTCCTGCTAATTCAACCAACAACACGTGTTGGTACCACAAAACGTTTGGCAACCTCGCTCAAAAATGCACACCAGGTTGCAAACAAGCGGGAAACGCATCAGAGAGACGTTAGCGGCGGAAAGCGCCTCTCTACCACCATCGTACCGCCTCTTCATCACGGACCGCCAGTCTCGCACACAATTTCTAGTGACACAGGCTCCGAAGTCTCAGTCTtcccacacaaacaacaaccaaattcGAAGATGGCGACCGGCTACCAACTCATCGCAGTTAACGGAACACCCGTTAATACATTCGGTGTCGCAACAATCGTTCTCAACATCGGCCTTCGCAGAACGTTAACATGGCGCTTCATACTGGCAGATGTCTCGAGCCCGATCATTGGCGCCGATTTACTTTCGCACTATGGTCTACTCGTCGATCTTAAAAATCAACGACTTATCGACGAAATCACTCGACTGTGCACCTCAGGTACAACCAGAAGCGTGACTGTACAGTCGATCAAATTTCAACAGCCGGATCAATCATCAGGATATTGGCAACTGCTAGCCGAATTTCCTAAAATCACTCGTCCCGATGGTGCACCAACACAAGTTACACATACAACGCAACATCATATCAAAACAACACCTGGTACTCCAGTCAGTAGTCGAGCTCGGCGATTAGCTCCCGATCGACTTAAAATTGCAAAAGCAGAATTCCAGAAGATGATAAAGCTGGGCATAGCAAGACCATCAGACAGTCCATGGTCATCCCCACTACACCTCGCGCCAAAGAAGTGTGGCGAATGGCGCCCATGTGGCGATTACCGTCGCCTCAATGAACGTACCATACCAGATCGATATCCAGTTCGATGCCTAGAAGATTTCACCGCAAATTTACACGGTACATCATGTTATTCAACAATCGACCTGATTCGTGCTTTCAACCAGATTCCAGTAGCCAACGAAGACGTTCATAAAACGGCTATAATCACACCGTTTGGTCTATTCGAGTTTCCATTTATGACATTTGGACTCCGAAACGCAGCTCAGACCTTTCAACGGTTCATCGACGAG CGCCGTCAACACTACGGTTTAGTCatcaatacaacaaaaacaaagctagGTCTCAAAGAAGTCGAATTCCTCGGGCATACCATTTGCCCATGGTATAAAACCACTTGA